One Scomber scombrus chromosome 4, fScoSco1.1, whole genome shotgun sequence genomic region harbors:
- the LOC133979760 gene encoding neurogenic locus notch homolog protein 1-like isoform X2 has protein sequence MHIFFAKLTFLLSLIGLTRGQRCFTPAESCLNQGRCEATSDGNGECKCRNGYAGDRCQFPDPCVPSSCMNGGLCLTVSKGDKVDFTCTCRPGFTDRRCMTPVSNVCYTSPCRNGGTCEPETLQTYKCRCLPGWSGKQCQQADPCASNPCANGGQCSAIGFQYICTCTPFFSGETCKQDVNECDTSPSPCKNGGVCINEVGGYRCQCPPEYTGRFCESRYLPCNPSPCHNGGTCIQKGETNYECSCVPGFTGKNCNHNIDDCPGHECHNGGTCVDGVNTYNCQCRPEFTGQLCTEDVDECQLMPNACQNGGTCHNTYGSYQCVCVNGWTGDDCSENIDDCASAACHHGSTCHDRVASFFCECPHGRTGLLCQLDDACISNPCQKGSNCDTNPVSGNHFCTCPPGYVGTSCDQDVDECSLGSNPCEHAGKCINTKGSFQCKCQRGYVGPRCELDINECMSNPCRNEATCLDQIGDFHCICMPGYEGEFCEIDTDECANSPCLNNGKCIDKINAFHCQCPTGFTGNLCQIDIDECASTPCKNGAKCTDGPNKYTCECTEGYSGKHCEKDINECYSAPCHYGTCIDGLASFSCQCNPGYTGRLCETNINECLSQPCRNGGTCQDRENSYICSCPKGTAGINCEINIDDCKSNPCDYGTCIDKINGYECACEPGYTGTMCNINIDECAINPCHNGGTCIDGINSFTCVCPDGYHDATCFSQVNECLSNPCIHGHCEDKINGYNCLCDSGWSGKNCDINNNECESNPCMNGGTCKDMTSGYVCTCRMGFTGPNCQTNINECASNPCLNQGTCIDDVAGYKCICILPYTGENCEILMAPCNSKPCKHGGVCQESEDYQSFSCECPEGWQGQTCEVDIKECVKNPCLNGATCQNTMGSYRCGCKPGFTGRNCETNVDDCKPNPCSNGGLCKDEVNGFLCTCLPGFRGTKCEEDINECESNPCKNGANCTDCVNSYTCTCPAGFSGIHCENNTPDCTESSCFNGGSCMDGINTFTCLCPPGFTGSYCQHDINECDSKPCQNGGTCQDSYGTYKCTCPHGYTGLNCQNLVRWCDSSPCKNGGTCWQRGTTYSCECQTGWTGLYCDVPSVSCEVAAKQRGVAVTDLCRNSGQCLDAGNVHYCHCQVGYTGSYCEEQVDECTPNPCQNGATCTDFLGGYTCKCLPGYVGTNCSDEINECFSQPCQNGGTCIDLINTYKCSCPRGTQGVHCEINIDDCNPFTDPVTKEPKCFNKGKCVDRVGGYHCICSAGYVGERCEGDINECLSNPCDPRGTHSCIQLTNNYRCECRTGYTGQRCDTVFDGCKGKPCHHGGTCAVTSNTPHGFICKCPPGFSGSTCEYDAQTCGSLHCRNGGTCISGQKSPKCLCTPSFTGPECQYPTDSPCNSNPCYNGGTCEYTSEAPFYHCVCPTFFNGLRCHILDHDFQGGFGHETTPPSVVEDVCEIPQCEERKHNKFCDVICNNHACGWDNGDCSLNFNDPWKNCSASLQCWRYFNDGKCDAQCDNAGCLYDGFDCQNLEGQCNPLYDQYCKDHYADGHCDQGCNNAECEWDGLDCANNMPEKLAMGQLVLVVHITPELLLNNSFGFLRELSRVLRTNVIFRKDLKGEMMVYPYYGNEQELKKYNVKRSVDTWPEVSGKVLNVVKRSLYDVAGGSRRVKRELDHLQIKGSVVHLEVDNRQCFQQSSECFQSTNDAAAFLGALASSGKLDVPYTIEAVFSGVDPEPSRPLYPIYLVLAGIGILAFIGVGMVAARKRRHEHGRLWLPEGFKTTETSKKKRREPVGEDSVGLKPLKNTSDISLMDDTQNDWGEDEPSDAKRFRFDEQAILEADDQTDHRQWTQQHLDAADLRIPSIAPTPPQGEIENDCMDVNVRGPDGFTPLMIASCSGGGLETGNSEEEEDASANVINDFIYQGANLHNQTDRTGETALHLAARYARSDAAKRLLEASADANIQDNMGRTPLHAAVAADAQGVFQILIRNRATDLDARMHDGTTPLILAARLAVEGMVEELINCHADVNAIDDFGKSALHWAAAVNNVEAAIVLLKNGANKDMQNNKEETPLFLAAREGSYETAKVLLDHFANREITDHMDRLPRDIAQERMHHDIVRLMDEYNLVRSPPMHGGSLSTTLSPPLCSPNGYLGSMKQPQLQGQGQGKKARKPSTKGIGCKDGKDMKVKKKNSQDGKPGNLLDSSAVLSPVDSLESPHGYVSDVASPPMMTSPFQPSPSVSLNHLQGMSDPHLAVNHMVMPNKQELARMQFDPLPPRLTHLPVSGSGGQGAMNGQCDWLSRMHSNMSQPSQFNPMRGAPGGQGGLHQGGQHGLMTSLHNGHPTASLSQMMTYQGIQSTRLGPQPHIMQQQAQQIQQMQNLQQLQQQQQQQQQTIQLQHQNSNTANSQNFISGELGSPELQQGTGNTSMPIHTILPQETQIMTSSINQSMPSTQFLTPPSQHSYSGPMDNTPNHQVQVPDHPFLTPSPGSPDQWSSSSPHSNMSDWSEGISSPPTSMQSQIGHIPEQFK, from the exons GTGCCGGAACGGATATGCAGGAGACAGGTGCCAGTTCCCCGACCCGTGCGTCCCCTCGTCATGCATGAATGGTGGCTTGTGTCTGACCGTGTCCAAGGGGGACAAGGTGGACTTCACCTGCACCTGCAGACCGGGCTTCACCGACCGCCGCTGCATGACACCCGTTAGCAATGTCTGTTACACCTCACCGTGTCGCAACGGGGGCACCTGCGAGCCTGAGACCCTCCAGACATACAAGTGCCGCTGCCTGCCTGGATGGTCAG GTAAACAGTGCCAACAAGCCGACCCCTGTGCCTCAAATCCATGTGCCAACGGCGGCCAGTGCTCCGCCATTGGGTTCCAATACATCTGTACCTGCACACCCTTCTTCTCCGGAGAGACCTGCAAACAGGACGTCAATGAGTGTGACACAAGCCCGTCACCCTGCAAGAACGGCGGGGTGTGCATCAACGAGGTCGGCGGCTACCGGTGCCAGTGCCCCCCAGAGTACACGGGCAGGTTCTGCGAGAGCCGTTACCTGCCCTGCAACCCGTCGCCCTGTCACAATGGAGGCACCTGCATCCAGAAAGGAGAGACAAACTATGAATGTTCCTGTGTGCCAG gTTTTACAGGAAAAAACTGTAACCACAACATAGATGACTGTCCTGGACATGAGTGCCATAACGGAGGGACCTGTGTCGATGGAGTCAACACGTACAACTGCCAGTGTAGACCGGAATTTACAg GTCAGCTCTGCACAGAAGATGTTGACGAGTGCCAACTTATGCCCAATGCCTGCCAAAATGGTGGCACGTGCCACAACACGTATGGCAgctaccagtgtgtgtgtgtgaacgggtGGACGGGGGATGACTGCAGCGAGAACATCGACGACTGTGCCAGTGCCGCCTGCCACCATGGATCCACCTGTCATGACCGCGTAGCTTCTTTCTTCTGTGAATGTCCTCATGGCCGCACAG GTCTTCTGTGCCAGCTGGACGACGCCTGCATCAGCAACCCGTGTCAGAAGGGCTCCAACTGTGACACCAACCCCGTCAGTGGAAATCACTTCTGTACCTGCCCTCCGGGCTACGTCGGTACTTCCTGTGATCAGGATGTTGACGAGTGCTCTCTGG gTTCCAACCCGTGTGAGCATGCAGGGAAGTGTATAAACACCAAAGGCTCGTTCCAGTGTAAGTGCCAGCGGGGTTACGTGGGACCACGCTGCGAGCTCGACATTAACGAGTGCATGTCGAACCCGTGCAGGAATGAAGCCACCTGCCTGGACCAAATAGGAGACTTCCACTGTATCTGCATGCCAG GCTACGAGGGGGAGTTCTGCGAGATCGATACGGACGAGTGCGCCAACAGCCCCTGCCTGAACAACGGCAAGTGTATCGACAAGATCAACGCCTTCCACTGCCAGTGCCCCACAG gcTTCACTGGGAACCTTTGCCAGATAGACATTGACGAGTGTGCCAGCACGCCATGCAAAAATGGCGCCAAATGCACAGACGGGCCCAACAAGTACACCTGCGAGTGCACTGAAG GCTACTCCGGGAAGCACTGTGAGAAAGACATCAATGAGTGTTACTCTGCCCCGTGCCACTACGGCACCTGCATTGATGGCCTGGCCTCCTTCAGCTGCCAGTGCAACCCTGGTTACACCGGCCGGCTGTGTGAGACCAACATCAACGAGTGTCTGAGTCAGCCGTGCAGGAACGGCGGCACCTGCCAAGACCGAGAGAACTCGTACATCTGCAGCTGCCCTAAAGGCACCGCAG GAATCAACTGTGAAATCAACATTGATGACTGCAAGAGCAACCCCTGTGACTATGGCACCTGCATCGACAAGATCAACGGCTACGAGTGTGCCTGCGAGCCTGGCTACACCG GCACCATGTGTAACATCAACATCGACGAGTGCGCCATCAACCCCTGCCACAATGGCGGCACCTGCATCGACGGCATCAACAGCTTCACCTGCGTGTGTCCAGACGGTTACCACGACGCCACCTGCTTCTCTCAGGTCAACGAGTGCCTCAGCAACCCCTGCATCCACGGTCACTGTGAGGACAAGATCAACGG ctATAACTGCCTGTGTGACTCTGGCTGGAGCGGTAAAAACTGCGACATCAACAACAATGAGTGTGAATCCAACCCGTGTATGAACGGAGGCACCTGCAAGGACATGACCAGCGGATATGTTTGCACCTGTCGCATGGGCTTCACCG GGCCAAACTGTCAGACCAACATCAATGAATGTGCCTCCAACCCTTGCCTCAATCAGGGGACGTGCATTGACGACGTCGCAGGCTACAAGTGCATTTGCATCCTGCCTTACACTG gagAGAACTGTGAAATCTTGATGGCACCCTGCAACTCCAAACCCTGCAAACATGGAGGAGTGTGTCAGGAGTCAGAGGACTATCAGAGCTTCTCCTGCGAATGTCCAGAAGGATGGCAAG GCCAAACGTGTGAGGTGGACATCAAAGAGTGTGTGAAGAATCCTTGTCTCAATGGCGCAACCTGCCAGAACACCATGGGCAGTTACCGCTGCGGCTGCAAACCAGGCTTCACCGGACGCAACTGTGAAACAAACGTTGATGACTGCAAGCCCA ACCCCTGCAGCAACGGAGGCCTCTGCAAAGACGAGGTGAATGGCTTCCTGTGCACCTGCCTGCCCGGCTTTCGGGGCACAAAGTGCGAAGAGGACATCAACGAGTGTGAGAGCAACCCGTGTAAGAACGGGGCCAACTGCACCGACTGCGTCAACAGCTACACCTGCACCTGCCCTGCCGGCTTTAGTGGAATCCACTGTGAAAATAACACACCTGACTGCACTGAGAG TTCCTGCTTCAATGGTGGCTCATGCATGGACGGCATCAACACCTTCACATGCTTATGTCCACCGGGCTTCACTGGGAGCTACTGTCAGCACGATATCAATGAGTGTGACTCCAAACCCTGCCAGAACGGTGGCACCTGCCAGGACAGCTACGGCACCTACAAGTGTACCTGCCCACATGGGTACACTGGACTCAACTGTCAG AACTTGGTGCGTTGGTGCGACTCCTCACCCTGTAAGAATGGGGGAACTTGCTGGCAGCGGGGCACCACCTACAGCTGCGAATGTCAGACCGGCTGGACGGGCCTTTATTGTGACGTACCAAGTGTCTCCTGTGAGGTGGCAGCCAAACAGAGAG GTGTTGCTGTCACCGATCTGTGCCGTAACTCGGGTCAGTGTCTGGACGCTGGAAACGTTCACTACTGCCACTGCCAGGTTGGATACACTGGAAGTTATTGTGAGGAGCAGGTGGATGAATGCACCCCGAACCCCTGCCAAAATGGAGCCACCTGTACTGACTTTCTAGGCGGATACACCTGCAAG tGCCTACCAGGCTACGTGGGGACCAACTGCTCCGATGAGATCAATGAATGTTTCTCCCAGCCGTGCCAGAACGGGGGCACCTGCATTGACCTGATCAATACCTACAAATGCTCCTGTCCCCGAGGAACCCAAG GTGTTCACTGTGAGATCAACATCGACGACTGCAACCCGTTCACGGACCCGGTCACCAAGGAGCCCAAGTGTTTCAACAAAGGGAAGTGTGTGGATCGAGTCGGAGGCTACCACTGCATCTGTTCTGCAGGATACGTAGGGGAGCGCTGCGAGGGAGACATCAACGAGTGTCTTTCCAACCCCTGTGACCCGCGGGGCACACACAGCTGCATCCAGCTCACCAACAACTACCGCTGCGAGTGTCGCACCGGATACACAG GTCAGCGCTGTGACACAGTGTTTGATGGCTGTAAAGGAAAACCGTGTCATCATGGAGGGACGTGTGCTGTCACCAGTAACACCCCACATGGCTTCATCTGCAAATGTCCTCCT GGTTTTTCTGGCTCCACATGTGAATATGACGCCCAGACTTGTGGCAGCCTCCACTGCCGCAACGGAGGGACCTGCATCTCCGGCCAAAAGAGTCCCAAGTGTCTGTGCACGCCATCGTTCACTGGACCTGAATGCCAGTATCCCACCGACAGCCCCTGTAATTCCAACCCGTGCTACAACGGTGGCACATGTGAATACACCTCTGAGGCTCCGTTCTACCACTGCGTCTGCCCCACCTTCTTCAACGGCCTCCGATGTCACATCCTGGATCACGATTTCCAGGGAGGGTTTGGCCACGAAACCACGCCGCCGTCGGTGGTGGAGGACGTCTGTGAGATCCCGCAGTGCGAAGAGCGTAAGCACAACAAGTTCTGTGATGTGATCTGCAACAACCATGCATGCGGCTGGGACAATGGCGACTGCTCGCTCAACTTCAACGATCCATGGAAGAACTGCTCGGCCTCACTGCAGTGTTGGCGCTATTTCAACGATGGAAAGTGCGATGCACAGTGTGACAATGCTGGATGCCTCTACGATGGGTTCGACTGTCAGAACCTGGAAGGACAGTGCAA ccCACTGTATGACCAGTACTGCAAGGACCACTACGCTGATGGCCACTGTGACCAGGGCTGCAACAATGCAGAATGTGAGTGGGACGGTTTGGACTGTGCCAATAACATGCCAGAGAAACTCGCCATGGGCCAGTTGGTCCTGGTGGTCCACATCACGCCTGAGCTGCTACTCAACAATTCGTTTGGCTTCCTGCGCGAGCTTAGCAGGGTCCTTCGTACCAATGTGATATTCAGGAAAGACCTTAAGGGCGAGATGATGGTGTACCCTTACTACGGGAACGAACAGGAGCTGAAGAAGTACAATGTGAAACGCTCAGTGGACACTTGGCCAGAGGTTTCTGGCAAGGTGCTGAATGTGGTGAAGAGGAGCCTTTATGATGTAGCAGGCGGGAGCAGGCGAGTGAAAAGGGAGTTGGATCACTTGCAGATCAAAGG TTCAGTCGTCCACTTGGAGGTGGACAACCGTCAGTGCTTCCAGCAGTCCTCCGAGTGTTTCCAGAGTACCAACGATGCCGCAGCCTTCCTTGGGGCTCTGGCCTCCAGTGGCAAACTGGACGTTCCCTACACCATTGAAGCCGTATTCA GCGGTGTGGACCCCGAGCCAAGCCGACCCCTATACCCAATCTACCTGGTCCTGGCCGGCATAGGGATACTGGCCTTCATCGGAGTGGGGATGGTGGCTGCCCGAAAGCGCCGCCATGAGCACGGGCGCCTCTGGCTCCCCGAGGGCTTCAAGACCACAGAGACTAGCAAGAAGAAGAGACGTGAACCTGTCGGAGAGGATTCTGTGGGATTAAA GCCACTGAAAAACACCTCAGACATATCACTGATGGATGACACCCAGAATGATTGGGGAGAAGATGAGCCTTCGGACGCTAAACGCTTCAGG TTTGACGAGCAGGCTATACTTGAGGCGGACGACCAGACAGACCACCGACAATGGACCCAGCAGCACTTGGATGCTGCTGACCTGCGCATCCCCTCCATCGCTCCCACACCCCCCCAGGGCGAGATTGAGAATGACTGCATGGATGTCAATGTCCGGGGACCAG ATGGATTCACGCCCCTGATGATTGCGTCCTGCAGCGGGGGAGGGCTAGAGACAGGCAAcagcgaggaagaggaggatgccTCTGCCAACGTGATCAATGACTTCATCTACCAGGGTGCTAATCTTCACAACCAGACTGACCGGACAGGTGAAACCGCTCTTCACCTGGCTGCTCGTTATGCTCGTTCTGATGCTGCTAAACGCCTGCTGGAGGCCAGTGCTGACGCAAACATCCAGGACAACATGGGCAGGACGCCTCTGCATGCTGCTGTGGCCGCTGATGCCCAGGGCGTGTTTCAG ATTCTGATAAGGAACCGTGCCACGGACTTGGATGCTCGCATGCATGATGGCACCACACCCCTGATCTTAGCAGCCAGGCTGGCAGTAGAGGGCATGGTGGAGGAGCTCATTAACTGTCATGCTGACGTCAATGCAATCGATGATTTTG GTAAATCAGCACTACATTGGGCCGCAGCAGTAAATAATGTGGAGGCTGCTATCGTGCTACTCAAGAACGGAGCCAACAAAGACATGCAAAACAACAAG GAGGAAACACCTCTATTCTTGGCTGCCAGGGAAGGAAGCTACGAGACTGCCAAGGTCTTACTGGATCATTTTGCCAACAGAGAAATAACTGACCACATGGACCGGCTACCCAGAGACATTGCACAGGAGAGGATGCATCATGATATTGTGCGGCTGATGGACGAGTACAATCTGGTACGAAGTCCTCCCATGCATGGAGGGTCTCTAAGCACCACCTTGTCACCTCCTCTTTGCTCGCCCAACGGCTACCTGGGCAGCATGAAGCAGCCTCAGCTTCAGGGTCAAGGTCAGGGCAAAAAAGCACGTAAGCCCAGCACTAAGGGCATTGGGTGCAAGGATGGCAAAGACAtgaaggtgaagaagaagaattcgCAGGATGGGAAACCTGGAAACCTCCTGGACAGCTCAGCTGTTCTGTCTCCGGTTGACTCATTGGAGTCCCCCCACGGCTATGTCTCTGATGTGGCCTCACCGCCCATGATGACCTCACCCTTTCAGCCATCGCCATCGGTATCTCTCAATCATCTGCAGGGCATGTCTGACCCACACCTGGCTGTAAACCACATGGTGATGCCTAATAAGCAGGAGCTGGCCCGGATGCAGTTTGACCCACTTCCTCCCCGTCTCACCCATCTGCCCGTGTCTGGCTCCGGTGGGCAGGGCGCTATGAACGGGCAGTGTGATTGGCTCTCCAGGATGCACAGCAACATGAGCCAGCCGAGCCAGTTCAACCCGATGAGAGGAGCACCCGGTGGTCAGGGAGGTTTGCACCAGGGCGGACAGCACGGGCTGATGACCTCCCTCCACAACGGCCACCCCACCGCCAGCCTGTCTCAAATGATGACCTACCAGGGGATCCAGAGCACCCGACTGGGTCCGCAGCCCCACATCATGCAGCAGCAGGCTCAACAGATACAGCAGATGCAGAACCTCCAGCAgttgcaacagcagcagcagcaacaacaacaaaccatccAGCTGCAGCACCAGAACTCAAACACAGCCAACAGCCAGAACTTCATCAGTGGTGAGCTCGGTTCCCCGGAGCTCCAGCAGGGCACAGGCAACACCAGCATGCCCATTCACACCATCCTGCCGCAGGAGACCCAGATAATGACCTCCTCCATCAACCAGTCAATGCCCAGCACCCAGTTCCTCACTCCTCCCTCCCAGCACAGTTATTCAGGGCCCATGGACAACACCCCAAACCATCAGGTCCAGGTCCCAGATCACCCCTTTCTGACCCCCTCCCCGGGCTCCCCGGATCAGTGGTCAAGTTCATCTCCTCATTCTAACATGTCCGACTGGTCAGAGGGCATTTCAAGTCCACCGACTAGCATGCAGTCTCAAATTGGACATATACCTGAACAGTTCAAATAA